In Drosophila simulans strain w501 chromosome 3R, Prin_Dsim_3.1, whole genome shotgun sequence, a single window of DNA contains:
- the LOC6727780 gene encoding glucose transporter type 3: protein MRKGGNQDAEPVDPRQSSTKGGAWFAKRPSEPPPGHVEPAPVRQKINNVGLYKATLYSNIGSFFFGIAVGWSGAAERCVMEQHSYSFQPTSLQWSGVCILLTLGAALWCLPMGMMVRLWGCRRTILIQLLPNFLGWFLTVFARSVPMLYAGRFFLGMCGGAHCVVVPIYNAEISTIKKRGAMGVVFEGACICGVIYSFTMSLFLELRTINYVNLGLVALGPLQILMPESPAYYVDHDNIPEAEDSLRFLRGQEYDTRREIDLLTREPTESEREVRQGPLLGFKYKKVRRSLARSLAIALLQKLCGALIFIFYGLDMLDCLRIGREFALVLCLGVVLGFLACFFLVDRLGRRPLLIFSSAGIFFVSIYLGLHFKVWMKMGLTVMSWIALFCIAIFVGCYTAGVGSLTWVLNAELLVRPMRPLGCSIVCAFNWLTAFFVICWFGSHGVKCQPYLFLLFAIIASLILLFSLIYIPETKKLSSAKIQQRMGGFMNRPAVITFTSSSDSSNA from the coding sequence atgaGGAAAGGGGGAAATCAAGATGCGGAACCGGTCGATCCCCGCCAATCTTCGACGAAGGGTGGCGCTTGGTTTGCGAAGAGGCCGTCTGAACCGCCGCCAGGACATGTGGAGCCAGCTCCGGTCCgccaaaaaatcaacaacgTGGGTCTCTACAAGGCAACCTTGTACAGCAACATAGGGTCCTTTTTCTTCGGCATAGCAGTGGGCTGGTCAGGAGCTGCGGAGAGGTGTGTGATGGAGCAGCACTCCTACAGCTTTCAACCCACGTCGTTGCAGTGGAGCGGAGTTTGCATATTGCTGACACTCGGGGCGGCTCTCTGGTGTCTGCCCATGGGGATGATGGTGCGACTCTGGGGCTGCAGGCGTACCATCCTCATCCAGCTACTGCCGAATTTCCTGGGATGGTTCCTCACGGTCTTTGCCCGAAGTGTTCCGATGCTCTATGCCGGCCGCTTTTTCCTTGGAATGTGCGGCGGAGCCCATTGCGTGGTGGTGCCCATCTACAACGCCGAGATCAGCACCATTAAAAAACGAGGAGCCATGGGCGTAGTATTCGAAGGGGCCTGCATATGTGGGGTGATCTATAGCTTCACAATGTCCCTTTTCCTTGAACTGCGGACCATTAACTACGTGAATCTGGGCCTGGTTGCACTGGGCCCTTTGCAGATTCTCATGCCGGAGTCGCCGGCGTACTATGTGGATCATGATAACATTCCAGAGGCGGAGGACTCTCTGAGATTTTTGCGTGGCCAGGAGTATGATACCAGGAGGGAGATCGACCTTCTCACGCGGGAACCCACAGAAAGTGAGCGGGAAGTGCGCCAAGGACCGCTGCTGGGCTTCAAGTACAAGAAAGTACGAAGAAGTCTGGCGCGATCCTTGGCGATTGCCTTGCTCCAAAAGCTGTGTGGTGCCCTGATCTTTATCTTCTATGGCCTTGATATGCTGGATTGTCTAAGGATTGGGCGAGAGTTTGCATTGGTCTTATGTCTGGGAGTGGTTCTAGGTTTTTTGGCTTGCTTTTTTCTCGTAGATCGGTTGGGCCGTCGACCGCTGCTGATCTTTTCCTCGGCCGGAATCTTTTTTGTGTCCATCTACCTTGGATTGCACTTTAAGGTATGGATGAAGATGGGCTTGACCGTCATGTCCTGGATTGCACTCTTCTGCATAGCTATTTTTGTGGGCTGCTACACCGCCGGAGTGGGTTCGCTCACCTGGGTGCTCAATGCGGAGCTCCTTGTGAGGCCCATGCGACCATTGGGCTGCTCTATTGTTTGTGCCTTCAACTGGCTGACCGCCTTCTTCGTCATCTGCTGGTTTGGCAGCCACGGGGTCAAGTGCCAGCCTTACCTGTTCCTGCTGTTCGCCATCATCGCTTCGCTCATCCTGCTCTTCTCGTTGATCTACATCCCGGAGACCAAGAAACTCTCCTCGGCCAAGATCCAACAAAGAATGGGCGGGTTCATGAACCGGCCGGCAGTGATCACATTCACATCCAGCAGCGACTCCTCGAACGCTTAG